In one Bradyrhizobium sp. 4 genomic region, the following are encoded:
- a CDS encoding pilus assembly protein codes for MSRLPFVSRIGRHLARFAAAEQGNIAVIFAIALLPVLGFVGAAIDYSRAAQARSAMQAALDSTSLMVSKDLSSGTITTSQISIKAQAYFNALFTATNALPSVSIAATYNASTSMGSTIQVTGAGTYTTTFMKVAGFPTLDVGANSTSAWGLVRMRVALVLDNTGSMADDGKMAAMQTAAKSLVDQLSPLSKTDGDVYISIVPFAKDVNVGASNYSKYWVDFSDWDAARATRFANHNAWTGCVVDRDQDYDTKNTTPTSGNAGTQFPAEQYSYCDPGSSSYLQPIMPLSYDWSLLKSRIDAMKPTGNTNQGIGLAWGWMTLSAGDPMNAPAKDPNYTYKDAIVLLSDGLNTQNRWYSNAWQIDARQKKLCDNAKAANITIYTVQVNTGSDPASSVLQYCASGTDKFYLVTKADQTVSVFKDIGTSLSKLRVAR; via the coding sequence ATGTCTCGCCTGCCATTCGTCAGCCGTATTGGTCGACACCTCGCCCGGTTTGCAGCGGCCGAACAAGGCAATATCGCCGTGATCTTCGCCATCGCGCTGCTCCCGGTTTTAGGCTTCGTCGGAGCTGCAATCGATTACAGCCGCGCGGCCCAAGCTCGTTCCGCAATGCAGGCGGCCCTCGATTCGACCTCGCTGATGGTCTCCAAGGATCTGTCGTCCGGCACCATCACGACGTCGCAGATCAGCATCAAGGCGCAGGCTTATTTCAACGCCCTGTTCACCGCCACCAACGCCCTGCCGTCGGTCAGCATCGCGGCCACTTACAACGCAAGCACCAGCATGGGCTCCACCATCCAGGTCACCGGCGCCGGCACCTACACGACCACCTTCATGAAGGTCGCGGGCTTCCCGACACTCGACGTCGGCGCCAATTCCACCAGCGCCTGGGGCCTGGTGCGCATGCGCGTGGCCTTGGTGCTCGACAACACGGGGTCGATGGCCGACGACGGCAAGATGGCGGCGATGCAGACCGCCGCGAAGAGCCTGGTCGACCAGCTCAGCCCGCTCTCCAAGACCGATGGCGACGTCTACATCTCGATTGTTCCGTTTGCCAAGGACGTCAACGTCGGCGCCAGCAACTACAGCAAGTACTGGGTCGATTTCAGCGATTGGGACGCGGCCCGCGCCACCAGGTTCGCCAACCACAACGCATGGACGGGATGCGTGGTCGACCGCGACCAGGACTACGACACGAAGAACACGACGCCCACGAGCGGCAACGCGGGAACACAGTTCCCGGCCGAACAGTACTCCTACTGCGACCCCGGCAGTTCGTCCTATCTGCAGCCAATCATGCCGCTGAGCTACGACTGGAGCTTACTCAAGAGCCGGATCGACGCCATGAAGCCCACCGGCAACACCAACCAGGGCATTGGCCTCGCCTGGGGCTGGATGACGCTGTCGGCTGGCGATCCCATGAACGCGCCGGCCAAGGACCCCAACTACACCTACAAGGATGCGATCGTGCTGCTCTCCGACGGTCTCAATACGCAGAACCGCTGGTACAGCAACGCCTGGCAAATCGACGCGCGGCAGAAGAAGCTGTGCGACAACGCCAAGGCGGCGAACATCACGATCTATACGGTGCAGGTGAACACCGGCAGCGATCCGGCGTCCAGCGTGCTGCAATATTGCGCGAGCGGCACCGACAAGTTTTATCTGGTGACGAAGGCAGATCAGACCGTCTCGGTGTTCAAGGACATCGGCACGTCGTTGTCCAAGCTGCGCGTCGCGCGCTGA